Proteins from one Patagioenas fasciata isolate bPatFas1 chromosome 6, bPatFas1.hap1, whole genome shotgun sequence genomic window:
- the LOC136116266 gene encoding olfactory receptor 14J1-like, giving the protein MSNSSSITQFLLLLFTDTRELQVLHFWLFLGIYLAALLGNGLIITTIAWDQHLHTPMYFFLLNLSLLDLGSISTTVPKTMANSLWDSRNISYTGCAAQLFFLFVFCATAEYFLLTIMSYDRYVAICKPLHYGTLLGSRACVHMAAAVWVTGFLNALLHTANTFSLPLCKDNVLGQFFCEIPEILKLSCSHSYLRELGLIVFSGSLAFICCVFILLSYVQIFRAVLRIPSEQGRHKAFSTCPPHLAVICLFASTSFFAHLKPPSISSPSLDLVVSVVYSLIPPTLNPLIYSLRNKEVKDALRKLMVGCISKIIKCSSSSL; this is encoded by the coding sequence atgtccaacagcagctccatcacccagttcctcctcctgctgttcacagacacacgggagctgcaggtcttgcacttctggcttttcctgggcatctacctggctgccctcctgggcaacggcctcatcatcaccaccatagcctgggaccagcacctccacacccccatgtacttcttcctgctcaacctctctctcctcgacctgggctccatctccaccactgtccccaagaccatggccaattccctctgggacagcaggaacatttcctacacaggatgtgctgcacagctcttttttttgtttgttttctgtgctacagcagaatattttcttctcaccatcatgtcctacgaccgctacgttgccatctgcaaacctctgcactacgggaccctcctgggcagcagagcttgtgtccacatggcagcagctgtctgggttactgggtttctcaatgccctgctgcacacagccaatacattttcgctACCACTCTGCAAGGacaatgtcctgggccagttcttctgtgaaatccccgagattctcaagctctcctgctcacactcctacctcagggaacttgggcttattgtgtttagtggatctttagcttttatctgctgcgttttcatcctgctgtcctatgtgcagatcttcagggccgtgctgaggatcccctctgagcagggacggcacaaagccttttccacctgcccccctcacctggctgtcatctgtctgtttgccagcacctccttttttgcccacctgaagcccccctccatctcttccccatccttggacctggtggtgtctgttgtaTACTCACTGATACCTCCAACGTTGAACCCCTTAAtttacagcctgaggaacaaggaggtcaaggatgccctgaggaaactaatggtgggatgcatttcaaaaataataaagtgttcatcatcttctctttaa